The following proteins are encoded in a genomic region of Tenebrio molitor chromosome 7, icTenMoli1.1, whole genome shotgun sequence:
- the LOC138134349 gene encoding receptor expression-enhancing protein 2-like isoform X5 has product MYNMRRYSTNEMIGGVLSSMKPSLIHVGFLGLGVVALCHKALTYILVYPSFRLLFGTLYPAYASYKAVKTKNVKEYVKWMMYWIVFALFTCAETFTDVFFSWLPFYYEIKIILVIWLLSPATKGSSILYRKFVHPALSSREQEIDEYITKAKEQSYKQFLDLGSKGVTALMQTAIKGGGGLVNQLRKSYSLSDLSDSSHDASDGRDTTDVVITDPRLLRRRRSPSRVASSSSSLYFPEVDVRMDRIQHVQSAEDISSGYSSGEGLYAGQPPKLQAREALVRTGSMSRPRPTRVTRSTSGLKKSSLSEESGESEVFDTNVIFLNDKARSIDDLSSLESSEEEFVDSFDSLHDNQSLEEKDNSHNEQLTACPDSVEKLDEVATSKDEKSVEVVALPTGQNQSNDSETTIRGGHPKRNIASDKESH; this is encoded by the exons ATGTACAACATGCGCCGCTATAGTACCAACGAAATGATCGGTGGGGTTTTGTCTAGTATGAAACCCTCTTTGATTCACGTCGGGTTTTTGGGTTTAGGGGTCGTCGCTCTTTGTCACAAAGCTTTGACTTACATCCTCGTCTACCCTTCTTTCAGATTGCTCTTCGGTACGCTATATCCCGCTTATGCTTCGTACAAGGCTGTGAAAACGAAAAATGTCAAAGAGTAT GTCAAATGGATGATGTATTGGATCGTGTTCGCGCTTTTCACCTGCGCTGAAACCTTTACCGATGTCTTCTTCAGTTGGTTACCGTTTTACtacgaaattaaaattatattggtgATATGGCTGCTATCACCAGCAACTAAAGGGTCTAGCATTTTATATAGAAAATTCGTTCATCCTGCTTTAAGTAGCAGGGAGCAG GAAATTGACGAATATATCACGAAAGCCAAAGAGCAGAGCTACAAACAGTTCCTCGATTTAGGTTCCAAGGGTGTTACGGCATTGATGCAGACCGCTATCaag GGAGGCGGTGGACTGGTTAACCAATTACGAAAAAGCTATAGTCTGAGTGACTTAAGCGATTCTAGTCACGATGCAAGCGATGGTCGCGATACCACAGACGTGGTTATTACCGACCCCCGCTTACTGCGTCGCAGACGAAGTCCTAGTCGAGTAGCATCATCGTCTTCTTCCTTATATTTCCCAGAAGTCGACGTCAGAATGGATAGAATTCAACATGTCCAGTCAGCTGAAGACATAAGCTCAGGGTACTCCAGTGGAGAAGGTCTTTACGCAGGACAACCCCCTAAACTGCAAGCCCGCGAGGCCTTGGTTAGAACAGGCTCCATGAGCAGACCAAGACCCACTAGAGTAACAAGGTCTACATCGGGGCTTAAGAAATCTTCTCTTAGTGAA GAGAGCGGTGAAAGTGAAGTATTTGACACAAACGTCATTTTCTTGAACGATAAAGCTAGATCCATCGACGACCTCAGTAGCCTTGAGTCAAGTGAGGAGGAATTTGTGGATTCGTTTGATTCCTTGCATGATAACCAGTCACTCGAAGAGAAAGATAACAGTCATAACGAACAATTAACAGCATGTCCAGATAGTGTCGAAAAACTAGACGAAGTTGCTACTTCCAAAGATGAGAAAAGTGTAGAAGTTGTAGCGCTACCGACAGGACAAAATCAGTCTAATGATTCAGAGACGACGATTCGTGGag GACATCCCAAGCGCAACATTGCCTCGGACAAAGAGAGCCACTAA
- the LOC138134349 gene encoding receptor expression-enhancing protein 2-like isoform X4: MYNMRRYSTNEMIGGVLSSMKPSLIHVGFLGLGVVALCHKALTYILVYPSFRLLFGTLYPAYASYKAVKTKNVKEYVKWMMYWIVFALFTCAETFTDVFFSWLPFYYEIKIILVIWLLSPATKGSSILYRKFVHPALSSREQEIDEYITKAKEQSYKQFLDLGSKGVTALMQTAIKGGGGLVNQLRKSYSLSDLSDSSHDASDGRDTTDVVITDPRLLRRRRSPSRVASSSSSLYFPEVDVRMDRIQHVQSAEDISSGYSSGEGLYAGQPPKLQAREALVRTGSMSRPRPTRVTRSTSGLKKSSLSEESGESEVFDTNVIFLNDKARSIDDLSSLESSEEEFVDSFDSLHDNQSLEEKDNSHNEQLTACPDSVEKLDEVATSKDEKSVEVVALPTGQNQSNDSETTIRGGKYNKKSAPKPPSPVGNVPAIKATLVLKPGVVKPLETPNAE; the protein is encoded by the exons ATGTACAACATGCGCCGCTATAGTACCAACGAAATGATCGGTGGGGTTTTGTCTAGTATGAAACCCTCTTTGATTCACGTCGGGTTTTTGGGTTTAGGGGTCGTCGCTCTTTGTCACAAAGCTTTGACTTACATCCTCGTCTACCCTTCTTTCAGATTGCTCTTCGGTACGCTATATCCCGCTTATGCTTCGTACAAGGCTGTGAAAACGAAAAATGTCAAAGAGTAT GTCAAATGGATGATGTATTGGATCGTGTTCGCGCTTTTCACCTGCGCTGAAACCTTTACCGATGTCTTCTTCAGTTGGTTACCGTTTTACtacgaaattaaaattatattggtgATATGGCTGCTATCACCAGCAACTAAAGGGTCTAGCATTTTATATAGAAAATTCGTTCATCCTGCTTTAAGTAGCAGGGAGCAG GAAATTGACGAATATATCACGAAAGCCAAAGAGCAGAGCTACAAACAGTTCCTCGATTTAGGTTCCAAGGGTGTTACGGCATTGATGCAGACCGCTATCaag GGAGGCGGTGGACTGGTTAACCAATTACGAAAAAGCTATAGTCTGAGTGACTTAAGCGATTCTAGTCACGATGCAAGCGATGGTCGCGATACCACAGACGTGGTTATTACCGACCCCCGCTTACTGCGTCGCAGACGAAGTCCTAGTCGAGTAGCATCATCGTCTTCTTCCTTATATTTCCCAGAAGTCGACGTCAGAATGGATAGAATTCAACATGTCCAGTCAGCTGAAGACATAAGCTCAGGGTACTCCAGTGGAGAAGGTCTTTACGCAGGACAACCCCCTAAACTGCAAGCCCGCGAGGCCTTGGTTAGAACAGGCTCCATGAGCAGACCAAGACCCACTAGAGTAACAAGGTCTACATCGGGGCTTAAGAAATCTTCTCTTAGTGAA GAGAGCGGTGAAAGTGAAGTATTTGACACAAACGTCATTTTCTTGAACGATAAAGCTAGATCCATCGACGACCTCAGTAGCCTTGAGTCAAGTGAGGAGGAATTTGTGGATTCGTTTGATTCCTTGCATGATAACCAGTCACTCGAAGAGAAAGATAACAGTCATAACGAACAATTAACAGCATGTCCAGATAGTGTCGAAAAACTAGACGAAGTTGCTACTTCCAAAGATGAGAAAAGTGTAGAAGTTGTAGCGCTACCGACAGGACAAAATCAGTCTAATGATTCAGAGACGACGATTCGTGGaggtaaatataataaaaaatcggCTCCGAAACCCCCCAGCCCTGTAGGAAACGTGCCAGCGATCAAAGCAACTCTGGTTCTAAAACCTGGAGTGGTTAAACCCTTGGAAACTCCAAACGCGGAAT GA
- the LOC138134349 gene encoding uncharacterized protein isoform X2 — MISSIISRLVILLFGTLYPAYASYKAVKTKNVKEYVKWMMYWIVFALFTCAETFTDVFFSWLPFYYEIKIILVIWLLSPATKGSSILYRKFVHPALSSREQEIDEYITKAKEQSYKQFLDLGSKGVTALMQTAIKGGGGLVNQLRKSYSLSDLSDSSHDASDGRDTTDVVITDPRLLRRRRSPSRVASSSSSLYFPEVDVRMDRIQHVQSAEDISSGYSSGEGLYAGQPPKLQAREALVRTGSMSRPRPTRVTRSTSGLKKSSLSEESGESEVFDTNVIFLNDKARSIDDLSSLESSEEEFVDSFDSLHDNQSLEEKDNSHNEQLTACPDSVEKLDEVATSKDEKSVEVVALPTGQNQSNDSETTIRGGKYNKKSAPKPPSPVGNVPAIKATLVLKPGVVKPLETPNAECKEVFVQSPRSKRRTLINRSLSISKGKFDSSLTKLMNLPKKIKDTLEKRSSWHDFSTKSKLQLVDTKMQSKSDNDLIRSVNKSDSRFSIQSLTESPMAHRRLKIIRRYVDEDID, encoded by the exons ATGATATCATCGATAATATCCAGATTAGTCAT ATTGCTCTTCGGTACGCTATATCCCGCTTATGCTTCGTACAAGGCTGTGAAAACGAAAAATGTCAAAGAGTAT GTCAAATGGATGATGTATTGGATCGTGTTCGCGCTTTTCACCTGCGCTGAAACCTTTACCGATGTCTTCTTCAGTTGGTTACCGTTTTACtacgaaattaaaattatattggtgATATGGCTGCTATCACCAGCAACTAAAGGGTCTAGCATTTTATATAGAAAATTCGTTCATCCTGCTTTAAGTAGCAGGGAGCAG GAAATTGACGAATATATCACGAAAGCCAAAGAGCAGAGCTACAAACAGTTCCTCGATTTAGGTTCCAAGGGTGTTACGGCATTGATGCAGACCGCTATCaag GGAGGCGGTGGACTGGTTAACCAATTACGAAAAAGCTATAGTCTGAGTGACTTAAGCGATTCTAGTCACGATGCAAGCGATGGTCGCGATACCACAGACGTGGTTATTACCGACCCCCGCTTACTGCGTCGCAGACGAAGTCCTAGTCGAGTAGCATCATCGTCTTCTTCCTTATATTTCCCAGAAGTCGACGTCAGAATGGATAGAATTCAACATGTCCAGTCAGCTGAAGACATAAGCTCAGGGTACTCCAGTGGAGAAGGTCTTTACGCAGGACAACCCCCTAAACTGCAAGCCCGCGAGGCCTTGGTTAGAACAGGCTCCATGAGCAGACCAAGACCCACTAGAGTAACAAGGTCTACATCGGGGCTTAAGAAATCTTCTCTTAGTGAA GAGAGCGGTGAAAGTGAAGTATTTGACACAAACGTCATTTTCTTGAACGATAAAGCTAGATCCATCGACGACCTCAGTAGCCTTGAGTCAAGTGAGGAGGAATTTGTGGATTCGTTTGATTCCTTGCATGATAACCAGTCACTCGAAGAGAAAGATAACAGTCATAACGAACAATTAACAGCATGTCCAGATAGTGTCGAAAAACTAGACGAAGTTGCTACTTCCAAAGATGAGAAAAGTGTAGAAGTTGTAGCGCTACCGACAGGACAAAATCAGTCTAATGATTCAGAGACGACGATTCGTGGaggtaaatataataaaaaatcggCTCCGAAACCCCCCAGCCCTGTAGGAAACGTGCCAGCGATCAAAGCAACTCTGGTTCTAAAACCTGGAGTGGTTAAACCCTTGGAAACTCCAAACGCGGAATGTAAGGAAGTGTTCGTTCAGTCACCCAGATCGAAACGCCGCACTCTAATTAACCGATCGTTGTCGATTTCAAAAGGGAAATTCGACTCCTCTCTCACTAAACTAATGAATCTTCCTAAAAAGATCAAAGATACTCTTGAAAAACGATCGTCATGGCATGACTTTAGTACTAAAAGCAAGTTACAATTGGTCGATACTAAAATGCAGTCGAAAAGCGACAATGACTTGATAAGGAGTGTAAATAAAAGTGACAGCCGTTTTTCGATTCAGTCATTGACGGAGTCGCCGATGGCTCACAGAAGATTAAAAATTATCCGCAGATATGTGGATGAGGATATCGATTGA
- the LOC138134349 gene encoding uncharacterized protein isoform X1, translating to MYNMRRYSTNEMIGGVLSSMKPSLIHVGFLGLGVVALCHKALTYILVYPSFRLLFGTLYPAYASYKAVKTKNVKEYVKWMMYWIVFALFTCAETFTDVFFSWLPFYYEIKIILVIWLLSPATKGSSILYRKFVHPALSSREQEIDEYITKAKEQSYKQFLDLGSKGVTALMQTAIKGGGGLVNQLRKSYSLSDLSDSSHDASDGRDTTDVVITDPRLLRRRRSPSRVASSSSSLYFPEVDVRMDRIQHVQSAEDISSGYSSGEGLYAGQPPKLQAREALVRTGSMSRPRPTRVTRSTSGLKKSSLSEESGESEVFDTNVIFLNDKARSIDDLSSLESSEEEFVDSFDSLHDNQSLEEKDNSHNEQLTACPDSVEKLDEVATSKDEKSVEVVALPTGQNQSNDSETTIRGGKYNKKSAPKPPSPVGNVPAIKATLVLKPGVVKPLETPNAECKEVFVQSPRSKRRTLINRSLSISKGKFDSSLTKLMNLPKKIKDTLEKRSSWHDFSTKSKLQLVDTKMQSKSDNDLIRSVNKSDSRFSIQSLTESPMAHRRLKIIRRYVDEDID from the exons ATGTACAACATGCGCCGCTATAGTACCAACGAAATGATCGGTGGGGTTTTGTCTAGTATGAAACCCTCTTTGATTCACGTCGGGTTTTTGGGTTTAGGGGTCGTCGCTCTTTGTCACAAAGCTTTGACTTACATCCTCGTCTACCCTTCTTTCAGATTGCTCTTCGGTACGCTATATCCCGCTTATGCTTCGTACAAGGCTGTGAAAACGAAAAATGTCAAAGAGTAT GTCAAATGGATGATGTATTGGATCGTGTTCGCGCTTTTCACCTGCGCTGAAACCTTTACCGATGTCTTCTTCAGTTGGTTACCGTTTTACtacgaaattaaaattatattggtgATATGGCTGCTATCACCAGCAACTAAAGGGTCTAGCATTTTATATAGAAAATTCGTTCATCCTGCTTTAAGTAGCAGGGAGCAG GAAATTGACGAATATATCACGAAAGCCAAAGAGCAGAGCTACAAACAGTTCCTCGATTTAGGTTCCAAGGGTGTTACGGCATTGATGCAGACCGCTATCaag GGAGGCGGTGGACTGGTTAACCAATTACGAAAAAGCTATAGTCTGAGTGACTTAAGCGATTCTAGTCACGATGCAAGCGATGGTCGCGATACCACAGACGTGGTTATTACCGACCCCCGCTTACTGCGTCGCAGACGAAGTCCTAGTCGAGTAGCATCATCGTCTTCTTCCTTATATTTCCCAGAAGTCGACGTCAGAATGGATAGAATTCAACATGTCCAGTCAGCTGAAGACATAAGCTCAGGGTACTCCAGTGGAGAAGGTCTTTACGCAGGACAACCCCCTAAACTGCAAGCCCGCGAGGCCTTGGTTAGAACAGGCTCCATGAGCAGACCAAGACCCACTAGAGTAACAAGGTCTACATCGGGGCTTAAGAAATCTTCTCTTAGTGAA GAGAGCGGTGAAAGTGAAGTATTTGACACAAACGTCATTTTCTTGAACGATAAAGCTAGATCCATCGACGACCTCAGTAGCCTTGAGTCAAGTGAGGAGGAATTTGTGGATTCGTTTGATTCCTTGCATGATAACCAGTCACTCGAAGAGAAAGATAACAGTCATAACGAACAATTAACAGCATGTCCAGATAGTGTCGAAAAACTAGACGAAGTTGCTACTTCCAAAGATGAGAAAAGTGTAGAAGTTGTAGCGCTACCGACAGGACAAAATCAGTCTAATGATTCAGAGACGACGATTCGTGGaggtaaatataataaaaaatcggCTCCGAAACCCCCCAGCCCTGTAGGAAACGTGCCAGCGATCAAAGCAACTCTGGTTCTAAAACCTGGAGTGGTTAAACCCTTGGAAACTCCAAACGCGGAATGTAAGGAAGTGTTCGTTCAGTCACCCAGATCGAAACGCCGCACTCTAATTAACCGATCGTTGTCGATTTCAAAAGGGAAATTCGACTCCTCTCTCACTAAACTAATGAATCTTCCTAAAAAGATCAAAGATACTCTTGAAAAACGATCGTCATGGCATGACTTTAGTACTAAAAGCAAGTTACAATTGGTCGATACTAAAATGCAGTCGAAAAGCGACAATGACTTGATAAGGAGTGTAAATAAAAGTGACAGCCGTTTTTCGATTCAGTCATTGACGGAGTCGCCGATGGCTCACAGAAGATTAAAAATTATCCGCAGATATGTGGATGAGGATATCGATTGA
- the LOC138134349 gene encoding uncharacterized protein isoform X3 yields MMYWIVFALFTCAETFTDVFFSWLPFYYEIKIILVIWLLSPATKGSSILYRKFVHPALSSREQEIDEYITKAKEQSYKQFLDLGSKGVTALMQTAIKGGGGLVNQLRKSYSLSDLSDSSHDASDGRDTTDVVITDPRLLRRRRSPSRVASSSSSLYFPEVDVRMDRIQHVQSAEDISSGYSSGEGLYAGQPPKLQAREALVRTGSMSRPRPTRVTRSTSGLKKSSLSEESGESEVFDTNVIFLNDKARSIDDLSSLESSEEEFVDSFDSLHDNQSLEEKDNSHNEQLTACPDSVEKLDEVATSKDEKSVEVVALPTGQNQSNDSETTIRGGKYNKKSAPKPPSPVGNVPAIKATLVLKPGVVKPLETPNAECKEVFVQSPRSKRRTLINRSLSISKGKFDSSLTKLMNLPKKIKDTLEKRSSWHDFSTKSKLQLVDTKMQSKSDNDLIRSVNKSDSRFSIQSLTESPMAHRRLKIIRRYVDEDID; encoded by the exons ATGATGTATTGGATCGTGTTCGCGCTTTTCACCTGCGCTGAAACCTTTACCGATGTCTTCTTCAGTTGGTTACCGTTTTACtacgaaattaaaattatattggtgATATGGCTGCTATCACCAGCAACTAAAGGGTCTAGCATTTTATATAGAAAATTCGTTCATCCTGCTTTAAGTAGCAGGGAGCAG GAAATTGACGAATATATCACGAAAGCCAAAGAGCAGAGCTACAAACAGTTCCTCGATTTAGGTTCCAAGGGTGTTACGGCATTGATGCAGACCGCTATCaag GGAGGCGGTGGACTGGTTAACCAATTACGAAAAAGCTATAGTCTGAGTGACTTAAGCGATTCTAGTCACGATGCAAGCGATGGTCGCGATACCACAGACGTGGTTATTACCGACCCCCGCTTACTGCGTCGCAGACGAAGTCCTAGTCGAGTAGCATCATCGTCTTCTTCCTTATATTTCCCAGAAGTCGACGTCAGAATGGATAGAATTCAACATGTCCAGTCAGCTGAAGACATAAGCTCAGGGTACTCCAGTGGAGAAGGTCTTTACGCAGGACAACCCCCTAAACTGCAAGCCCGCGAGGCCTTGGTTAGAACAGGCTCCATGAGCAGACCAAGACCCACTAGAGTAACAAGGTCTACATCGGGGCTTAAGAAATCTTCTCTTAGTGAA GAGAGCGGTGAAAGTGAAGTATTTGACACAAACGTCATTTTCTTGAACGATAAAGCTAGATCCATCGACGACCTCAGTAGCCTTGAGTCAAGTGAGGAGGAATTTGTGGATTCGTTTGATTCCTTGCATGATAACCAGTCACTCGAAGAGAAAGATAACAGTCATAACGAACAATTAACAGCATGTCCAGATAGTGTCGAAAAACTAGACGAAGTTGCTACTTCCAAAGATGAGAAAAGTGTAGAAGTTGTAGCGCTACCGACAGGACAAAATCAGTCTAATGATTCAGAGACGACGATTCGTGGaggtaaatataataaaaaatcggCTCCGAAACCCCCCAGCCCTGTAGGAAACGTGCCAGCGATCAAAGCAACTCTGGTTCTAAAACCTGGAGTGGTTAAACCCTTGGAAACTCCAAACGCGGAATGTAAGGAAGTGTTCGTTCAGTCACCCAGATCGAAACGCCGCACTCTAATTAACCGATCGTTGTCGATTTCAAAAGGGAAATTCGACTCCTCTCTCACTAAACTAATGAATCTTCCTAAAAAGATCAAAGATACTCTTGAAAAACGATCGTCATGGCATGACTTTAGTACTAAAAGCAAGTTACAATTGGTCGATACTAAAATGCAGTCGAAAAGCGACAATGACTTGATAAGGAGTGTAAATAAAAGTGACAGCCGTTTTTCGATTCAGTCATTGACGGAGTCGCCGATGGCTCACAGAAGATTAAAAATTATCCGCAGATATGTGGATGAGGATATCGATTGA